From Segatella copri, the proteins below share one genomic window:
- the recG gene encoding ATP-dependent DNA helicase RecG encodes MNSILDQDIMFLPGVGPKKKEILSKELGINSYSDLLEYYPYKYVDRSKVFHISELNADMPFVQLKGKILSYDEIDTGKRNKLLVAHFSDGYGVADLIWYRGAQYIMKTYKVGTEYLVFGKPTVFNGRFQFTHPDMDDATNLQISEMGMQPYYSLTENLRKRGYTSRSIEKITKQLVTILPPLPETLPNHIVDRLHLVSRDAAIRMIHYPHSHQEMQKAQVRLKFEELFYVQLNIIRHATDQRRKFRGYVFNRIADIFNGFYAHHLPFELTGAQKRVMHEIRADMCSGRQMNRLLQGDVGSGKTLVALMTMLIALDNGYQACMMAPTEILAEQHLQTICDFLQGMDIRVELLTGIVKGKKREKILADLATGEIQILVGTHAILEDPVVFRRLGVAVIDEQHRFGVAQRAKLWNKSENPPHILVMTATPIPRTLAMTIYGDLDVSVIDELPPGRKPIQTLHKFDTQLTSLYQSIRRQINLGRQVYIVFPLIKESEKSDLKNLEEGYETLKQAFPEFKLSKIHGKMKSAEKEVEMEQFVKGKTQILVATTVIEVGVNVPNASVMVILDAQRFGLSQLHQLRGRVGRGCDQSYCILVTNYKLSEETRKRIDIMCDTNDGFRIAEADLKLRGPGDLEGTQQSGMAFDLKIANIARDGQLVQLARTEAQEIIDNDPECNAPHNALLWNRLRELKKTHINWAAIS; translated from the coding sequence ATGAATAGTATTCTAGACCAAGATATCATGTTCCTGCCAGGGGTAGGACCCAAGAAGAAAGAGATACTGAGCAAGGAGCTCGGCATCAACTCTTATAGTGACCTGCTGGAATACTATCCATATAAATATGTAGACCGCTCCAAGGTTTTCCACATCAGCGAACTCAATGCCGACATGCCCTTTGTACAACTCAAAGGCAAGATACTCAGCTACGATGAGATTGATACCGGCAAGCGCAACAAGCTGCTGGTAGCCCATTTCTCAGACGGCTACGGTGTGGCTGACCTCATCTGGTATCGCGGTGCCCAATACATCATGAAGACCTATAAGGTGGGAACCGAATATCTCGTTTTCGGAAAGCCAACCGTCTTCAACGGCAGATTCCAGTTTACCCATCCCGATATGGACGATGCCACCAATCTCCAGATTTCAGAGATGGGCATGCAGCCCTACTACTCGCTTACCGAGAACCTGAGAAAACGCGGCTACACCTCACGTTCCATAGAGAAGATAACCAAGCAGTTGGTCACCATCCTTCCTCCTCTTCCCGAAACGCTGCCAAACCATATCGTAGACCGTCTGCATCTGGTTTCGCGCGATGCAGCCATCCGCATGATTCATTATCCGCATTCCCATCAGGAGATGCAGAAAGCACAGGTACGCCTTAAATTTGAGGAACTCTTCTATGTGCAGCTTAATATAATAAGGCATGCCACCGACCAGCGCCGCAAGTTCAGGGGCTATGTCTTCAACCGCATCGCCGACATCTTCAACGGGTTCTATGCCCATCATCTGCCTTTTGAACTGACAGGAGCACAGAAACGGGTGATGCATGAAATCAGAGCCGATATGTGCAGCGGCAGACAGATGAACCGTCTTCTGCAGGGTGATGTAGGTTCGGGCAAGACGCTCGTGGCTCTCATGACCATGCTCATTGCGCTGGATAACGGTTATCAGGCATGTATGATGGCACCTACCGAAATTCTTGCCGAGCAGCATCTGCAAACCATCTGCGACTTCCTGCAGGGAATGGATATCCGGGTAGAACTGCTCACTGGCATCGTAAAGGGAAAGAAGAGAGAAAAGATTCTTGCCGACCTGGCTACGGGCGAAATCCAGATTCTGGTGGGCACCCATGCCATCCTCGAAGACCCGGTAGTTTTCAGAAGATTAGGCGTAGCCGTTATCGATGAGCAGCATCGCTTCGGTGTAGCGCAGAGAGCCAAGCTGTGGAACAAGAGCGAGAATCCGCCTCATATCCTCGTGATGACCGCCACTCCTATCCCCCGCACCCTCGCCATGACCATTTATGGTGACCTGGACGTGAGCGTGATTGATGAACTGCCACCGGGCAGAAAACCGATACAGACGCTACATAAGTTTGATACCCAACTCACCAGTCTCTATCAGAGCATCCGCCGCCAGATTAATCTCGGCAGACAGGTATATATCGTCTTTCCGCTGATCAAGGAAAGCGAGAAGAGCGACCTGAAGAACCTGGAAGAAGGTTACGAAACGCTGAAACAGGCATTCCCGGAATTCAAATTGAGTAAGATACACGGAAAGATGAAATCTGCCGAGAAGGAGGTAGAGATGGAGCAGTTTGTAAAGGGCAAAACACAGATTCTCGTTGCCACCACCGTGATAGAAGTTGGTGTAAATGTGCCCAATGCTTCTGTCATGGTTATCCTGGATGCACAGCGCTTCGGTCTCTCCCAGTTGCACCAGCTGCGAGGCCGTGTAGGAAGAGGCTGCGACCAGAGCTACTGCATTCTGGTAACCAACTATAAACTTTCAGAAGAAACCCGCAAACGTATTGATATCATGTGCGATACGAACGACGGTTTCCGTATCGCCGAGGCCGACTTGAAACTCCGTGGTCCCGGCGACCTGGAGGGAACGCAGCAGAGCGGCATGGCTTTCGACCTGAAGATAGCGAATATTGCCAGAGATGGTCAGCTGGTACAACTGGCACGCACAGAAGCACAGGAAATCATCGACAACGATCCCGAATGCAATGCTCCTCACAACGCCCTGCTCTGGAACCGCCTCAGGGAATTGAAGAAAACCCATATCAACTGGGCAGCCATCAGCTAA
- the rseP gene encoding RIP metalloprotease RseP — protein sequence MEVFLIKALQLMLSLSILVLLHEGGHFFFSKLFGVRVEKFYLFFDPWFHLFEFKPKNSDTTYGLGWLPLGGYCKISGMIDESFDTEQMKQPEQPYEFRSKPAWQRLLIMIGGVLVNFVLALFIYSMILFHWGDNYVATRDMSYGMKFNTEAKALGFQDKDILVSTDLGEFKTFDGDLYRNLSEAKQVNIIRQGKPMTLNLPGDLNMLDMIKSSPRFVDVYVPLQIDSVMKDSPASKLGLTKGDKILAINNKKVVSFNEFQIELGRVEDVLASAETPQDSARALTAQVTYLKASGDTVKSSVLLKSTEEGVKFGFYNHPVMLDYKITHVNYGFFESFPAGIKYGWNVLAGYVGDMKYVFSKEGAKSLGGFGALGSLFPSVWDWHAFWLMTAFLSIILAFMNILPIPALDGGHVFFLLYEIITGRKPGDKFMERAEYIGFGILILLLVVANLNDVLRLFGIL from the coding sequence ATGGAAGTATTTTTGATCAAAGCGTTGCAACTGATGCTGTCGCTTTCCATCTTAGTGTTGCTCCATGAGGGCGGACACTTCTTCTTCTCCAAACTCTTTGGTGTAAGAGTGGAGAAGTTCTATCTGTTCTTCGACCCTTGGTTCCATCTCTTCGAGTTCAAGCCAAAGAATTCGGATACTACCTATGGTTTGGGATGGTTGCCGCTCGGAGGATATTGTAAGATTTCGGGTATGATAGATGAAAGTTTCGATACCGAACAGATGAAACAGCCGGAACAGCCATACGAGTTTCGCAGCAAACCGGCATGGCAGCGCCTGCTCATCATGATAGGTGGCGTGCTGGTCAACTTCGTGCTGGCTCTCTTCATCTATTCCATGATTCTGTTCCATTGGGGCGACAATTATGTGGCTACCCGCGATATGAGTTATGGTATGAAGTTCAATACCGAGGCAAAGGCATTGGGCTTCCAGGACAAGGATATTCTGGTAAGCACCGATCTGGGTGAGTTCAAGACCTTTGATGGCGATCTGTATCGTAATCTCTCTGAGGCTAAGCAGGTCAATATCATCCGTCAGGGCAAACCGATGACGCTTAATCTGCCTGGTGATCTCAACATGCTCGATATGATTAAGAGCAGTCCTCGCTTCGTAGATGTGTATGTACCGCTGCAGATTGATAGTGTGATGAAGGATTCGCCTGCCAGCAAACTCGGTTTGACAAAGGGTGATAAGATTCTTGCTATTAATAATAAAAAGGTAGTCTCTTTCAACGAATTTCAGATAGAATTGGGCAGAGTAGAGGATGTGCTTGCTTCGGCAGAGACGCCGCAAGACAGTGCCAGAGCACTTACAGCTCAGGTTACTTATCTCAAGGCTTCTGGCGATACCGTCAAGTCAAGTGTTCTCCTGAAGTCTACCGAAGAGGGTGTGAAGTTTGGTTTCTACAATCATCCTGTCATGCTCGATTATAAGATTACTCATGTCAACTATGGCTTCTTCGAGAGTTTCCCTGCCGGCATCAAATATGGCTGGAATGTCTTGGCCGGTTATGTGGGCGATATGAAGTATGTCTTCTCTAAGGAAGGTGCCAAGAGTCTGGGTGGTTTCGGTGCGCTGGGCAGTCTCTTCCCATCTGTATGGGATTGGCATGCATTCTGGCTTATGACAGCGTTCCTGAGCATCATTCTTGCCTTCATGAACATTCTTCCTATCCCTGCTCTTGATGGTGGACATGTGTTCTTCCTTCTCTATGAGATTATCACAGGTCGCAAACCGGGCGATAAGTTCATGGAGCGTGCTGAGTATATTGGTTTCGGCATACTGATTCTTCTGCTTGTCGTTGCCAACCTGAACGATGTATTGCGACTCTTCGGCATCTTGTAA
- a CDS encoding family 78 glycoside hydrolase catalytic domain, translated as MKQRKYLLILIGLLGMIQIHAQKSVAFKTDDESPLPQWIGAITDEDVHIPSNRDYVGTGTVNAKGKPDWKATAPLSRQSIWLKKEMKLPADVRKATMKIVGLGFYELSINRQKVTDAVFAPLWSDYDKTVFYNTYDVTALLKKGKNQLSVLLGNGFYNEQGGRYTKMKVSYGPPTLYCSLEIELKNGRTVCIVSDNSWKYSPSSITFNSIYGGEDEDARITSSWKPVVIQKGPRGVLRQQIAQPVKMMEYFGVKSRHQLTPQQIAKASNAKHPIPAGTFVLDMGQNLAGFPQIKVSGKAGQQVRLYPSETLTAQGTCNQKQSGSPYYLTYTLSGKGEKSADGKRIETWHPHFTYYGYRYIQVEGAVMKGDENPDGKPVIEDIQSCFVYNSAAKIGNFECSNPMFNRAYQIIDRAIRSNWQAVWTDCPHREKLGWLEQDWLNGEGLVYNYDCRSMIEQTMQNIADAQHANGAVPTTAPEYIYFKGKWLDPFAESPEWGGALVALPFLYQQHYGDDRMVKKYAPQMFRYVDYLQSKDSCRILKQGLGDWYDYGKGRSGFSQNTPMPLVATAHYYQWVKLTQKAAAMSGKTAEANRYAILASEILQAFQKEFLHVEKATSSGKSSSDAVVKDAVEKVYYGSGSQASNAIPLALDMVPSQYRKQVLQHLVDDIHAHHDRLTTGDVGNRYLFQALLRNGYADLWYKMLAHDDVPGYGFQIKKGMTTLTEQWNPEMGASMNHFMMAHINNHFLPDIVGIRIEQGRLIIAPQPMGDLTWAKGSTRLSDGKQIAVAWKKLADGKIEVTVDTDNDIEYEIKIDYDETEHNDGTYRGKHVFVGKCAK; from the coding sequence ATGAAACAGAGAAAATATTTATTGATATTGATAGGACTTTTGGGCATGATACAGATTCATGCTCAAAAGTCTGTTGCTTTTAAGACGGACGATGAATCGCCTCTGCCACAATGGATTGGTGCGATAACCGATGAGGATGTGCACATTCCGAGTAACCGCGATTATGTAGGAACAGGAACGGTGAATGCCAAGGGAAAACCAGACTGGAAGGCTACGGCTCCATTGTCAAGACAAAGCATCTGGCTGAAGAAAGAAATGAAACTTCCGGCTGATGTCCGCAAGGCAACGATGAAGATTGTGGGACTGGGTTTCTATGAACTCAGCATCAACCGGCAGAAGGTGACGGATGCCGTTTTCGCCCCTCTGTGGAGCGATTACGACAAGACCGTCTTTTACAATACTTACGATGTGACTGCGTTGTTGAAGAAAGGCAAGAACCAACTTTCGGTATTGCTGGGGAACGGATTCTATAATGAGCAGGGTGGAAGATACACCAAGATGAAGGTTTCCTATGGTCCTCCTACGCTCTACTGTTCGCTCGAAATCGAACTGAAGAATGGCAGAACCGTCTGCATCGTCAGCGATAACTCGTGGAAATATTCGCCTAGCAGCATCACCTTCAACAGTATCTATGGTGGCGAAGACGAGGATGCCCGCATCACGTCTTCCTGGAAACCGGTAGTGATACAGAAAGGACCTCGTGGCGTTCTGCGCCAGCAGATAGCCCAGCCCGTGAAGATGATGGAATACTTCGGTGTGAAGAGCCGTCATCAGCTCACTCCTCAGCAAATTGCCAAGGCTTCCAATGCCAAACATCCTATTCCGGCAGGAACTTTTGTGCTGGATATGGGACAGAATCTTGCCGGTTTCCCACAAATCAAGGTTAGTGGAAAGGCAGGACAGCAGGTACGGCTCTATCCCTCCGAGACCCTGACCGCACAGGGAACCTGTAACCAGAAACAATCGGGCAGTCCTTACTATCTTACTTATACACTCAGCGGAAAGGGCGAGAAGTCGGCTGACGGCAAGCGCATCGAGACTTGGCATCCGCATTTCACCTATTATGGTTATCGCTATATCCAGGTAGAAGGTGCCGTGATGAAGGGTGATGAGAATCCTGATGGCAAGCCAGTGATAGAGGATATCCAGTCGTGCTTCGTCTATAATTCAGCTGCGAAGATTGGCAACTTCGAATGTTCTAATCCGATGTTTAACCGTGCTTATCAGATTATCGACCGTGCCATCCGAAGTAACTGGCAGGCTGTCTGGACCGACTGTCCTCATCGTGAGAAACTCGGTTGGTTGGAGCAGGATTGGCTCAATGGCGAGGGATTGGTATACAACTACGACTGTCGCTCGATGATAGAGCAGACGATGCAAAATATCGCCGATGCCCAGCATGCCAATGGTGCCGTTCCTACAACCGCTCCTGAGTATATCTACTTCAAGGGCAAGTGGCTCGACCCGTTTGCTGAATCTCCAGAGTGGGGCGGTGCCCTGGTAGCGCTTCCATTCCTTTATCAGCAGCATTACGGCGACGACCGGATGGTGAAGAAATATGCACCGCAGATGTTCCGCTATGTGGATTATCTCCAGAGTAAGGACAGTTGCCGTATACTGAAACAGGGTTTGGGTGACTGGTATGATTACGGAAAAGGCCGTTCGGGTTTCTCTCAGAATACCCCGATGCCGCTGGTAGCTACAGCCCATTATTATCAGTGGGTAAAACTGACACAGAAGGCTGCGGCAATGAGCGGAAAGACAGCTGAAGCCAACCGCTATGCCATCCTGGCTTCTGAAATCCTGCAGGCTTTCCAAAAGGAATTCCTGCATGTTGAGAAGGCTACATCTTCTGGGAAATCTTCTTCGGATGCTGTAGTAAAGGATGCTGTAGAAAAGGTATATTACGGTTCGGGAAGTCAGGCTTCCAATGCCATTCCTTTGGCGCTGGACATGGTTCCATCCCAGTATCGCAAGCAGGTTCTCCAGCATCTGGTAGATGATATTCATGCGCATCACGACCGGCTGACAACCGGTGATGTGGGCAACCGCTACCTCTTCCAGGCATTGCTCAGAAACGGATATGCCGATCTCTGGTACAAGATGCTGGCGCATGATGATGTGCCGGGCTACGGCTTCCAGATCAAGAAGGGAATGACCACGCTCACCGAACAATGGAATCCGGAGATGGGTGCTTCGATGAACCATTTCATGATGGCGCATATCAACAACCATTTCCTGCCGGATATTGTGGGTATCCGCATAGAGCAGGGCAGACTCATCATCGCTCCTCAGCCGATGGGCGACTTGACCTGGGCTAAGGGAAGTACCCGACTCAGCGATGGCAAACAGATTGCCGTGGCTTGGAAGAAATTGGCTGATGGTAAAATAGAGGTAACGGTAGATACTGATAATGATATAGAATACGAAATCAAGATAGATTATGATGAAACAGAACATAATGATGGCACTTATCGCGGCAAGCATGTCTTTGTCGGCAAGTGCGCAAAATAA
- a CDS encoding M23 family metallopeptidase encodes MSFKKSIKKISVVALLALTASPVCGQDLLARQAPVDHRMKSLDTLTVSHYRMIEDRENPAAELYEDFSNKYAHRATTLPEHFRIDLRHFCMPTSSRVVTSNFGYRASFGRQHKGMDIKVYIGDSIRSAFSGRVRIVRYEGGGYGKYIVIRHNNGLETIYGHLSKQLVTEGEEVRAGDVIGLGGNTGRSTGSHLHFETRLCGVALNPALFFDFRNQDVTGDFYSFNRNTYESESADANAARGKVGNGGYTREQVNGGEVGRYYELPAGHEKLYHKVKPGETLSSIAEKRGVSVEQICRLNGYRKDKKVSVGQIIRYV; translated from the coding sequence ATGAGTTTTAAAAAGAGTATAAAGAAAATTTCGGTCGTTGCATTGTTGGCGCTAACAGCTTCTCCCGTTTGCGGACAAGACCTGTTGGCAAGACAGGCACCTGTAGACCACAGAATGAAATCGCTCGACACACTCACTGTGTCGCATTATCGAATGATTGAAGACAGAGAGAACCCTGCAGCCGAGCTGTATGAGGATTTCTCTAACAAGTACGCTCACAGGGCTACAACCTTGCCTGAGCACTTCCGTATCGATCTCCGTCATTTCTGCATGCCAACTTCTAGTCGCGTTGTCACAAGTAACTTCGGTTACCGTGCTAGCTTTGGCCGCCAACATAAAGGTATGGACATCAAGGTTTATATTGGCGACTCAATCCGCTCAGCCTTTTCAGGCAGAGTTCGCATCGTAAGATATGAAGGTGGTGGTTACGGTAAGTACATCGTGATTCGTCACAACAATGGTTTGGAGACCATCTATGGTCACCTCTCTAAGCAGCTCGTTACTGAGGGCGAAGAGGTAAGAGCCGGCGATGTGATTGGCTTGGGTGGTAATACGGGTAGAAGTACCGGTTCGCATCTCCACTTTGAGACCCGTCTCTGTGGTGTGGCTCTGAACCCGGCACTCTTCTTCGACTTCCGCAACCAGGACGTTACAGGCGACTTCTACAGCTTTAACCGTAATACCTACGAAAGCGAATCAGCTGATGCCAATGCTGCCCGCGGCAAGGTTGGCAACGGTGGTTACACCAGAGAGCAGGTTAACGGCGGCGAAGTGGGAAGATACTACGAACTGCCTGCTGGCCACGAGAAGCTCTACCACAAGGTGAAGCCAGGCGAAACGCTTAGTTCTATCGCTGAAAAGCGTGGCGTATCTGTAGAGCAGATCTGCAGACTCAACGGCTACCGCAAAGACAAGAAGGTTAGTGTAGGACAGATTATCAGATACGTATAA
- a CDS encoding MGH1-like glycoside hydrolase domain-containing protein has protein sequence MLEQDRIHYTGTTMADPSRHDGALSPVVGVHNIQTLRANREHPSQANGGGWTYNHQPMMAYWNGKFYMHFLSDPAEEHVPPSRTLMQVSEDGYNWSQPQILFPEYDVPAGFKKAKYQPKPELQYPDVYKQKPLKAIMHQRVGWYVSKGGILLATGNYGVALDRKDDPNDGNGIGRVVREVKKDGSLGPIYFIYYNHGFNEKNTAYPNYKKASKAVRAACEEILANPRYRMQWVEEADRGDKLIPLNNGYKAYCDYTLPDGRIVSLWKHALTSLSLDGGNTYTTTNRALGFVNSNAKIWGQRLTDGSYATVYNPSEYRWPLGISLSGDGLEYKTLNLICGEVPPMRYGGNYKSRGPQYVRGIQEGNGIPKDSDMWVSYSMNKEDIWVAHVPVPVKTVATAHADDDFAQYQKLGDLKTWNIYSPLMAPVSLRQEWLELKDEDPFDYACVERKIPSSSYLKASFDVQAAQTRNGSLQIEFLDEKGIACTRIELNKEGMIRVKNGARYGNVMPYQADQTYRFEATLDTQHRQLNLTVSILDAEGKTLQSKSTRRIFFAPVHQIERIRFRTGDLRTFPTIDTPADWFGTLEHAGDTDTTALYRIAHVKTESLGADAGSAVLKTADYKHYVDDFNAMEPEVLHTSAIPNAQAWDWMKQNVPLFDCSQRNFEEMYYFRWWTLRKHIENTPVGYAMTEFLVPRSYADKYNLIASGVGHHIHESRWIRDGKYLDGILNTWYHGNGGKPMAKINFYSSWMPASIWERYLVDGNQKEFKSLVNDLDKEYQLWDNHRWGNGLYWQYDVRDAMEETISGGRREKNARPSINSYMYGNAMGIAQMAKIIGYQDLARKYEAKADTLKHLVETQLWDADQQFFEVYKPNAGEAKEVVKKRSYQPSGDAAVSAKVREAIGFLPWYFNLPADEAKFAEAWKQAADSKGFSAPYGQTTAERRHPQFRSHGVGKCEWDGAIWPFATAQTLTAMANFINNYQVKPSALAASAKGSLDMDSLYFNEMEKYVQSQSMRGKPYIGEYLDETTGYWLKGDQERSRYYNHSTFCDLIITGIVGLRPRADQTIEVRPIIPAGKWQYFCLDKVRYHGHDLTILYDQDGSRYHVGKGLQVWVDGKLAGQRDTLGKLVVKDAFK, from the coding sequence ATGCTGGAACAGGACCGCATCCACTATACCGGAACCACGATGGCAGATCCGTCGCGTCATGATGGAGCTTTGTCGCCAGTGGTAGGAGTTCACAATATCCAGACGCTCCGTGCCAACCGCGAGCATCCTTCCCAGGCAAATGGTGGAGGCTGGACCTATAACCATCAGCCGATGATGGCGTATTGGAACGGCAAGTTCTACATGCATTTCCTGAGCGATCCTGCCGAGGAGCATGTACCCCCATCGAGAACCCTGATGCAGGTTTCTGAGGACGGATACAATTGGAGCCAGCCACAGATTCTCTTCCCTGAATATGATGTGCCAGCCGGTTTCAAGAAGGCGAAATACCAGCCGAAACCGGAACTGCAATATCCTGATGTCTACAAGCAGAAACCATTGAAGGCTATTATGCACCAGCGTGTGGGCTGGTATGTATCTAAGGGTGGCATCCTCCTGGCTACCGGAAACTATGGTGTGGCTTTGGACAGAAAGGACGACCCGAACGATGGCAACGGCATCGGCCGTGTGGTGAGAGAGGTGAAGAAAGACGGTTCGCTCGGACCTATCTATTTCATCTATTACAATCATGGATTCAATGAGAAGAATACTGCTTATCCTAATTATAAGAAAGCATCCAAGGCGGTAAGAGCGGCTTGCGAGGAAATCCTTGCCAACCCACGTTACCGCATGCAATGGGTGGAAGAGGCTGATAGGGGCGACAAACTGATACCGCTCAACAACGGCTATAAGGCTTATTGCGACTATACCCTGCCGGATGGCAGAATAGTCAGTCTGTGGAAGCACGCCCTCACCTCATTGAGTCTGGATGGCGGTAATACCTATACCACGACCAACCGTGCCCTGGGATTCGTCAACAGCAATGCCAAGATTTGGGGACAGCGGTTGACCGACGGCAGCTATGCCACCGTCTACAACCCTTCAGAATACCGCTGGCCGCTGGGCATCTCGCTGAGTGGTGACGGTCTGGAATACAAGACACTGAATCTGATTTGTGGCGAAGTACCACCGATGAGATACGGTGGCAACTATAAGAGTCGCGGTCCGCAGTATGTCCGTGGCATTCAGGAAGGCAATGGCATTCCTAAGGATTCCGATATGTGGGTGAGCTATTCCATGAACAAGGAAGATATCTGGGTGGCGCATGTACCCGTTCCGGTCAAGACCGTGGCTACTGCCCATGCCGATGATGATTTCGCCCAATATCAGAAACTCGGCGATCTCAAGACTTGGAATATCTATTCTCCGCTGATGGCACCGGTTTCGCTCCGCCAGGAGTGGCTCGAACTGAAAGATGAAGATCCGTTTGACTATGCTTGTGTAGAGCGCAAGATTCCTTCTTCTTCCTATCTGAAGGCATCCTTCGATGTGCAGGCAGCTCAGACCCGTAACGGTTCCCTGCAGATTGAATTCCTCGATGAGAAGGGCATCGCTTGCACCCGCATCGAACTGAACAAAGAAGGAATGATCCGTGTGAAGAACGGAGCGAGATATGGCAATGTGATGCCTTATCAGGCAGACCAGACCTATCGTTTTGAGGCAACATTGGATACCCAGCACCGCCAGCTCAACCTCACCGTGAGTATCCTCGATGCAGAGGGCAAGACTTTGCAGAGCAAGAGCACCAGGCGCATCTTCTTTGCACCGGTGCATCAGATAGAGCGCATCCGTTTCCGTACCGGCGACCTCCGTACCTTCCCGACCATCGACACTCCTGCCGACTGGTTTGGAACCTTGGAACATGCCGGTGACACCGATACCACCGCCCTCTACCGCATCGCCCATGTCAAGACCGAGAGTCTGGGTGCTGATGCCGGTTCTGCAGTACTTAAGACCGCAGATTACAAGCATTATGTAGACGATTTCAATGCGATGGAGCCGGAGGTTCTCCATACTTCAGCCATTCCGAATGCGCAGGCATGGGACTGGATGAAGCAGAATGTGCCCCTCTTCGACTGTTCGCAGCGTAACTTCGAGGAGATGTATTATTTCCGCTGGTGGACGCTCCGCAAGCATATCGAAAATACACCTGTAGGCTATGCGATGACCGAGTTTCTCGTGCCTCGCAGCTATGCCGACAAGTACAATCTCATCGCCTCTGGAGTGGGTCATCATATCCACGAGAGTCGTTGGATCCGCGATGGCAAGTATCTCGACGGCATCCTGAATACCTGGTATCATGGCAATGGTGGCAAGCCGATGGCTAAGATTAATTTCTATAGCAGTTGGATGCCTGCTTCAATCTGGGAGCGCTATCTCGTAGACGGCAACCAGAAGGAGTTTAAGTCGTTGGTGAACGATCTGGACAAGGAGTATCAGCTGTGGGATAATCACCGCTGGGGTAACGGACTCTACTGGCAGTATGATGTGCGTGATGCGATGGAAGAGACCATCAGTGGCGGCAGAAGAGAAAAGAATGCCCGTCCTAGCATTAACAGTTATATGTATGGAAATGCGATGGGCATCGCGCAGATGGCAAAAATCATCGGCTATCAGGATCTGGCAAGGAAGTATGAGGCTAAGGCTGATACCCTGAAGCATCTGGTAGAAACCCAGCTCTGGGATGCCGACCAGCAGTTCTTCGAGGTGTATAAGCCGAATGCCGGTGAGGCAAAGGAGGTAGTCAAGAAGAGAAGTTACCAGCCTAGTGGCGATGCTGCGGTATCGGCAAAGGTGCGTGAGGCAATCGGTTTCCTGCCTTGGTATTTCAATCTTCCTGCCGATGAAGCTAAGTTTGCTGAGGCATGGAAGCAGGCTGCCGACAGCAAGGGCTTTTCTGCTCCTTACGGACAGACCACCGCAGAGCGCCGCCATCCTCAGTTCCGCTCTCATGGCGTAGGAAAGTGTGAGTGGGATGGTGCCATCTGGCCTTTCGCTACCGCCCAGACCCTGACAGCGATGGCGAATTTCATCAACAATTATCAGGTGAAGCCGTCTGCCCTCGCAGCTTCTGCTAAGGGTAGTCTCGATATGGACAGCCTTTATTTCAATGAGATGGAGAAGTATGTACAGAGTCAGAGCATGCGTGGCAAACCTTACATCGGTGAGTATCTTGATGAAACCACTGGTTACTGGTTGAAGGGCGATCAGGAGCGCAGCAGATATTACAATCATTCTACCTTCTGCGATCTCATCATCACCGGCATCGTGGGTCTTCGTCCTCGTGCCGATCAGACCATCGAGGTGCGTCCTATCATCCCAGCCGGCAAATGGCAGTACTTCTGTCTTGACAAGGTGCGTTATCATGGTCACGACCTCACCATCCTCTACGACCAGGACGGCTCCCGCTATCATGTGGGCAAGGGTCTGCAGGTATGGGTAGATGGCAAGTTGGCGGGGCAGCGTGATACGCTCGGCAAACTCGTAGTGAAGGATGCATTCAAATAA